The Comamonas sp. GB3 AK4-5 genome includes a region encoding these proteins:
- a CDS encoding DoxX family protein, translating to MNNFLRFFHHPRAAMVLLRVTLAVLMLFHGWAKITHGVGGIESMVVRAGLPGWLAYGVYLGEVVAPLLVLVGLWVVPAALVMACSMLFALFLAHTGQFLSLNGTGGWMLELQAFFLICSIVVAMGYSKGK from the coding sequence ATGAACAACTTTCTGCGTTTCTTTCACCACCCCCGCGCTGCCATGGTGCTGCTGCGGGTCACGCTGGCCGTGCTCATGCTGTTTCACGGCTGGGCCAAGATCACCCATGGGGTGGGCGGCATCGAATCCATGGTGGTCAGGGCCGGCCTGCCCGGCTGGCTGGCCTATGGCGTCTACCTGGGCGAGGTGGTGGCGCCGCTGCTGGTGCTGGTGGGCCTGTGGGTGGTTCCGGCCGCGCTGGTCATGGCCTGCAGCATGCTGTTTGCCTTGTTTTTGGCGCATACCGGGCAGTTTCTCAGCCTGAATGGGACGGGGGGCTGGATGCTGGAGCTGCAGGCTTTCTTCCTGATCTGCTCCATCGTCGTGGCCATGGGTTACAGCAAAGGGAAGTAG
- a CDS encoding Bug family tripartite tricarboxylate transporter substrate binding protein translates to MTVFRRRALLGALAASALTVSAPAVLAQGDWPSQPVTIFMTFNAGSGVDVVGRLIQEPLSRLLGQPVIIDYKPGAAGNIASEYVSRAKPDGYTLVFGTAATHGTNAALYPKLPFDVEKDFEPVAPIVDVSNVLTINPEVIKVNSLAEFVKEIKANPGKYNFASTGNGTGTHMAFAELNWRLGLDMVHVPYKGGPDAITSVLRGETCCIMNQVQTVLPHSKSGKLKLLAVTTAKPIAAVPEVPPVAASGLPGTKGFDSAIWFGVFAPKHTPAPVVARLNAAIQQVLHQPEIKKRLEDSGNTLRYETPEQFRQTVHRNRLQSAEIVKAAKITIQ, encoded by the coding sequence ATGACCGTTTTCCGCCGCCGCGCCCTGCTGGGTGCTCTTGCCGCCAGCGCCTTGACTGTTTCCGCCCCCGCCGTGCTGGCGCAGGGCGACTGGCCCAGCCAGCCGGTGACGATTTTCATGACCTTCAATGCCGGCTCCGGCGTGGATGTGGTGGGTCGCTTGATCCAGGAGCCGCTGTCCAGGCTGCTGGGCCAGCCCGTCATCATCGATTACAAGCCCGGTGCGGCCGGCAACATCGCCAGCGAATATGTGTCCCGCGCCAAGCCCGATGGCTACACCCTGGTGTTCGGCACGGCCGCCACCCACGGCACGAATGCAGCGCTGTACCCCAAGCTGCCCTTTGACGTGGAAAAAGACTTCGAGCCCGTGGCGCCCATCGTCGATGTGTCGAATGTGCTGACTATCAACCCTGAGGTGATCAAGGTGAACTCGCTGGCCGAGTTCGTCAAGGAAATCAAGGCCAATCCCGGCAAGTACAACTTTGCCTCCACCGGCAATGGCACGGGCACACACATGGCGTTTGCCGAGCTGAACTGGCGTCTGGGCCTGGACATGGTGCATGTGCCCTACAAGGGCGGGCCGGACGCCATCACCTCGGTGCTGCGCGGCGAGACCTGCTGCATCATGAACCAGGTGCAGACCGTGCTGCCCCATTCCAAGAGCGGCAAGCTCAAGCTGCTGGCCGTCACCACCGCCAAGCCCATTGCCGCCGTGCCCGAGGTGCCACCCGTGGCCGCCAGCGGCCTGCCCGGCACCAAGGGTTTTGACAGCGCCATCTGGTTTGGCGTGTTTGCCCCCAAGCACACGCCAGCCCCCGTGGTGGCCAGGCTCAACGCCGCCATCCAGCAGGTGCTGCACCAGCCCGAAATCAAAAAACGCCTGGAAGACAGCGGCAACACGCTGCGCTATGAAACGCCTGAGCAGTTTCGCCAGACCGTGCACCGCAACCGGCTGCAGTCCGCCGAAATCGTCAAGGCCGCGAAGATCACCATCCAGTAA
- a CDS encoding helix-turn-helix transcriptional regulator yields MQRRNQLMPVQDVEDVQGDYFFRYDEFGAHTEAPPHSHSWGHLNYALHGSMRMDTEHLRWVSPPQYGIWIPPNMVHSCYVRQAVVYRAVYLTPALSQTMPAKACSLRMSPIVKAILADFAARNLHIPRSEADLRLARVLYDQLQATPVERGYLPAAQLPALAQVLDAMYAAPDDHRSLAEWASSVHMTERTLARHCQRELGMSLGEWRQRMRYLQAIDGLQAGHSVQQIAFDLGYGTPSAFIAMFQREAHMSPEQFRREFCASAL; encoded by the coding sequence ATGCAGCGTCGCAACCAGCTCATGCCCGTCCAGGATGTGGAGGATGTGCAGGGCGATTATTTCTTTCGATACGACGAGTTCGGCGCCCATACCGAGGCGCCGCCGCACAGCCACAGCTGGGGGCATCTGAACTACGCCTTGCACGGCAGCATGCGCATGGACACCGAGCACCTGCGCTGGGTGTCGCCGCCGCAGTACGGCATCTGGATTCCACCAAATATGGTGCACAGCTGCTATGTGCGCCAGGCCGTGGTCTACCGCGCGGTCTATCTGACGCCGGCGCTGAGTCAGACCATGCCCGCAAAGGCCTGTTCGTTGCGCATGAGCCCCATCGTCAAGGCCATCTTGGCGGACTTTGCCGCGCGCAATCTGCACATTCCGCGCAGCGAGGCCGACCTGCGTCTGGCGCGCGTGCTCTATGACCAGTTGCAGGCCACGCCCGTGGAACGCGGCTATCTGCCTGCGGCCCAGCTCCCGGCCCTGGCCCAGGTGCTGGACGCCATGTATGCGGCCCCCGACGACCACCGCAGCCTGGCCGAATGGGCGAGCAGCGTGCACATGACGGAGCGCACCCTGGCCCGCCACTGCCAGCGCGAGCTGGGCATGAGCCTGGGTGAATGGCGCCAGCGCATGCGCTATCTGCAGGCCATTGACGGCCTGCAGGCCGGGCACAGCGTGCAGCAGATCGCTTTCGACCTGGGCTATGGCACACCCTCGGCCTTTATCGCCATGTTCCAGCGCGAGGCCCATATGTCGCCCGAACAATTTCGGCGCGAGTTCTGTGCAAGTGCTTTGTGA
- a CDS encoding TonB-dependent siderophore receptor, which produces MSSPFPQSSLLARHHVAAAAIALLALHAPLPALAQGAAATDMAATADFHIAAQPLGQALTQLARQAGLQLLVAPELVQERRAPAVEGRFTTAVAVDRLLRGSGLEGHVSQGTLVVDKPAGTSTLPEVTVSAVGETTTTEGSGSYTTGLMSTSTKLPLSIRETPQSLTVVTRQKMDDQGMLSIDDVANSTTGVTLNRISDDRSSYYARGFAIGSFLQDGVPISYEADTSTYDTMAMYDHVEVVRGPTGLMTGVGDPSGTINFVRKRAPRETQRSLTLRGGSWNQAVGELDLGGALNEDGSARGRVVASLQSRDHFTDGYSSKRQLLYGTAELDLGRDTTLSVGGSYVNEDNPGSQWMGVPRAFDGAPLPISRSQRFSPSWSKWDKKEVSLFADLEHRFDSGWKARLAARALQAKSALDGAYLVYGGIDHQGRTLYDVAGGPYDYDKKQLSLDASAQGPVRLFGREHDLAFGISRRTIRWNDLGYSYLSPNGDWLIAEGVDPLTWNPDSLDRSSLLAEDLWSRKQKTTLTSAYATGRFLLAAPLSLIAGARLDWYDFSNSQRQGSWSKDRAFKESAHVTPYAALTYDLNDTYSVYASYTSIFRPQDYLDVSGSMLPPVEGRNFELGLKGSYLHDRVNLAMAVFNTTQDNLPQAIANIASCTVPTNCYRSVGKVKSRGVDVDINGEILPRLNAGLGYTYTQAKIAGESTDGSHGAPYASHTPRHQLKLSAMYHLSGDLDAWRVGGGLRYQSRTTSESTTRAEGYVMRQSAYAVADLVVGYRVSRQLDLQLNISNLFDKHYYQTLGTNNGANYFGTPRRLLLSAKYQF; this is translated from the coding sequence ATGTCTTCACCCTTTCCCCAGTCCAGCCTGCTTGCACGCCACCATGTGGCCGCAGCCGCCATTGCTCTGCTGGCCTTGCATGCCCCCTTGCCCGCGCTGGCACAAGGCGCTGCCGCCACGGACATGGCCGCCACGGCCGACTTTCACATTGCCGCCCAGCCCCTGGGCCAGGCACTGACCCAGCTGGCACGCCAGGCCGGCCTGCAGCTGCTGGTGGCCCCCGAGCTGGTACAGGAGCGCCGGGCGCCGGCCGTGGAAGGCCGCTTCACCACGGCGGTGGCCGTGGACCGACTGCTGCGTGGCAGCGGGCTGGAAGGCCATGTGAGCCAGGGCACGCTGGTGGTCGACAAGCCCGCCGGCACCAGCACCCTGCCCGAGGTCACGGTCTCCGCCGTGGGCGAAACCACGACCACCGAGGGCTCGGGCTCCTACACCACGGGGCTGATGAGCACCTCCACCAAGCTGCCGCTGTCGATACGTGAAACGCCCCAGTCGCTCACCGTGGTCACGCGCCAGAAGATGGACGACCAGGGCATGCTATCCATCGACGATGTGGCCAACAGCACCACCGGCGTCACCCTCAACCGCATCAGCGATGACCGCTCCAGCTATTACGCGCGCGGCTTTGCCATCGGCTCCTTCCTGCAGGATGGCGTGCCCATCTCCTATGAAGCCGATACCTCCACCTACGACACCATGGCCATGTACGACCATGTGGAGGTGGTGCGCGGCCCCACGGGGCTGATGACGGGCGTGGGCGATCCATCCGGCACCATCAACTTTGTGCGCAAGCGGGCACCGCGCGAGACCCAGCGCTCCCTCACCCTGCGCGGCGGCAGCTGGAACCAGGCCGTGGGCGAGCTCGACCTGGGCGGCGCCCTCAACGAAGACGGCTCGGCACGCGGGCGCGTGGTGGCCTCGCTGCAGTCGCGTGACCACTTCACCGATGGCTACAGCAGCAAGCGCCAGCTGCTCTACGGTACTGCCGAGCTGGACCTGGGCCGCGACACCACGCTGAGCGTGGGCGGCTCCTATGTCAACGAAGACAACCCCGGCTCCCAATGGATGGGCGTGCCCAGGGCCTTCGACGGCGCCCCCTTGCCCATCTCCCGGTCGCAGCGCTTTTCGCCCTCGTGGAGCAAATGGGACAAAAAAGAGGTCAGCCTCTTCGCCGACCTGGAACACCGCTTCGACAGCGGCTGGAAGGCCAGACTGGCCGCGCGGGCCCTTCAGGCCAAGTCAGCACTGGACGGCGCCTACCTAGTCTACGGGGGCATCGACCACCAGGGTCGCACACTCTACGACGTGGCAGGCGGCCCGTACGACTATGACAAAAAACAGCTCAGTCTCGACGCCTCGGCCCAGGGGCCTGTGCGCCTGTTCGGGCGCGAGCATGACCTGGCCTTTGGCATCAGCCGCCGCACCATACGCTGGAACGACCTGGGCTATAGCTACCTGTCTCCCAATGGCGACTGGCTGATCGCCGAGGGCGTGGACCCGCTGACCTGGAACCCCGATTCCCTGGACCGCTCCAGCCTGCTGGCCGAAGACCTGTGGTCACGCAAGCAGAAGACCACGCTGACCTCGGCCTACGCCACCGGCCGCTTTCTGCTGGCCGCACCCCTGAGCCTGATTGCCGGCGCCCGTCTGGACTGGTATGACTTCAGCAACTCCCAGCGCCAGGGCAGCTGGAGCAAGGACCGCGCGTTCAAGGAAAGCGCCCATGTCACGCCCTATGCGGCGCTGACCTATGACCTCAATGACACCTACTCGGTCTATGCCAGCTACACCAGCATCTTCCGCCCGCAGGATTACCTGGATGTCTCGGGCAGCATGCTGCCCCCGGTGGAAGGCCGCAACTTCGAGCTGGGCCTCAAGGGCAGCTATCTGCATGACCGCGTCAACCTGGCCATGGCCGTCTTCAACACCACGCAGGACAACCTGCCCCAGGCGATTGCCAACATTGCGTCATGCACGGTGCCGACCAATTGCTACCGCTCCGTGGGCAAGGTCAAAAGCCGGGGCGTGGATGTGGACATCAACGGCGAGATCTTGCCGCGCCTGAACGCCGGCCTGGGCTACACCTACACCCAGGCCAAGATCGCCGGCGAGAGCACGGATGGCAGCCATGGCGCGCCCTATGCCAGCCATACGCCCCGCCACCAGCTCAAGCTGTCGGCCATGTACCACCTGAGTGGAGATCTGGATGCCTGGCGTGTGGGCGGTGGCCTGCGCTACCAGAGCCGGACCACCTCGGAATCGACCACCCGTGCCGAGGGCTATGTCATGCGCCAGTCGGCCTATGCCGTGGCCGACCTGGTGGTGGGCTATCGCGTGAGCCGGCAACTGGACCTGCAGCTCAACATCAGCAACCTGTTCGACAAGCACTACTACCAGACCCTGGGCACCAACAACGGCGCCAACTACTTCGGCACGCCACGCAGGCTGCTGCTGAGCGCCAAGTACCAGTTCTGA
- a CDS encoding YSC84-related protein — MQKIQNRSTWLAAAAMVAAVGLVGCTTTGETKGKGGAPSGKAELEAQSTAALNRLYNAMPGTRELVAKSSGVLVCPAVIGGSFVIGAEHGKCVLRSNGTTRGYYSTTAASIGWQAGGQSKAVIYVFSAKDAYNKFLASDGWAVGADANVAVAKAGANGGIDTTTANAPVSSYVLNNTGLEAGVSVNGSKISKINM; from the coding sequence ATGCAAAAAATCCAGAACCGTTCGACCTGGCTGGCCGCTGCTGCCATGGTGGCCGCCGTGGGGTTGGTGGGTTGCACCACCACGGGCGAGACCAAGGGCAAGGGTGGCGCTCCTTCGGGCAAGGCCGAGCTGGAAGCCCAATCGACCGCTGCGCTGAATCGCCTGTACAACGCCATGCCCGGCACCCGCGAGCTGGTGGCCAAGTCCAGCGGTGTGCTGGTCTGCCCGGCCGTGATCGGCGGCAGCTTTGTGATCGGCGCCGAGCATGGCAAATGCGTGCTGCGCTCCAATGGCACCACCCGTGGCTACTACAGCACCACGGCCGCCTCCATCGGCTGGCAGGCTGGCGGCCAGTCCAAGGCGGTGATCTATGTGTTCAGCGCCAAGGATGCCTACAACAAGTTCCTGGCCAGCGATGGCTGGGCTGTGGGCGCCGACGCCAATGTGGCCGTGGCCAAGGCCGGTGCCAATGGCGGCATCGACACTACCACCGCCAATGCCCCCGTCAGCAGCTATGTGCTGAACAACACCGGCCTGGAAGCCGGCGTGTCGGTCAACGGCAGCAAGATCAGCAAGATCAATATGTAA
- a CDS encoding MBL fold metallo-hydrolase, translated as MLRDTMLLHPQRVPVTPLDASTLLLLRDRADGQLEVLMTRRSGRASFAPGMYVFPGGGIEAQDAEAGGELLHARADLRGQGHGGHAPAVAALRETFEEMGLLLALHADGRPATQADVDAMDRHATLWPQLRARGLRLDVAATWQIGHFTADRNLPKRFAVPFFVARMPQGQEPVPDNREQFEPVWVQPAEALARSKAGEMPMIFPTIRTLKRLTQLGNTQAVLDAVAQGPLWQHSPRTGLRAGKEARFTEDEAPYGELAMVCPDGQCLHTIDWQHENAVPLRKNLLRLTAPNANVMTGPGTNSYLVGEAATGYLAIDPGPHDSEHVQRLFDAAGGAIRAIVCTHSHADHSPGAFLLQQLCEQRGQQRPLIYGLASAPTASPSAQFTPDRTLQDGEQLTLSHTAPEGETTHTLRAIHTPGHAANHLCLLLEEDALLFSGDHILNGSTPIVNPPDGNMDAYLRSLDKLDAVCTERNVEFILPAHGYVLGAARSVIARLKAHRLAREAKVRAAMLALPQGSMQDWVQHAYADTPSALWPLAERSLLAHVERLRLLEDSAN; from the coding sequence ATGCTCCGCGACACCATGCTTCTTCACCCCCAGCGCGTGCCCGTCACGCCGCTGGATGCCTCCACCTTGCTGCTGCTGCGCGACCGCGCCGACGGCCAGCTGGAGGTGCTAATGACCCGCCGCTCCGGCCGCGCCAGCTTTGCGCCGGGCATGTATGTGTTTCCCGGCGGCGGCATCGAAGCCCAGGACGCAGAGGCCGGCGGCGAGCTGCTGCACGCCCGCGCCGATCTGCGTGGCCAGGGCCATGGCGGCCATGCGCCCGCCGTCGCAGCGCTGCGTGAAACCTTTGAGGAAATGGGCCTGCTGCTGGCCCTGCATGCCGACGGTCGCCCCGCCACCCAGGCCGATGTAGACGCCATGGACCGCCACGCCACGCTGTGGCCCCAGCTGCGCGCGCGCGGGCTGCGGCTGGATGTGGCCGCCACCTGGCAAATCGGCCATTTCACCGCCGACCGCAACCTGCCCAAGCGCTTTGCCGTGCCCTTTTTCGTGGCCCGCATGCCCCAGGGCCAGGAGCCGGTGCCGGACAACCGCGAGCAGTTCGAACCCGTGTGGGTGCAGCCCGCCGAGGCCTTGGCGCGCTCCAAGGCCGGGGAAATGCCCATGATCTTCCCCACCATCCGCACCTTGAAGCGCCTGACCCAGCTGGGCAACACCCAGGCCGTGCTGGACGCCGTGGCCCAGGGCCCGCTGTGGCAGCATTCCCCCCGCACCGGCCTGCGCGCCGGCAAGGAGGCACGCTTTACCGAGGACGAAGCCCCTTATGGCGAGCTGGCCATGGTCTGCCCCGACGGCCAATGCCTGCACACCATCGACTGGCAGCACGAAAACGCCGTGCCCCTGCGCAAAAACCTGCTGCGGCTGACCGCCCCCAACGCCAATGTCATGACCGGCCCCGGTACCAACAGCTATCTGGTGGGCGAAGCCGCCACGGGCTATCTCGCCATAGACCCCGGCCCGCATGACAGCGAACATGTGCAGCGCCTGTTTGACGCAGCGGGCGGCGCCATCCGCGCCATCGTCTGCACCCATTCCCATGCAGACCACTCCCCTGGCGCGTTTTTGCTGCAGCAGCTGTGCGAACAGCGGGGCCAGCAACGGCCGCTGATTTACGGCCTGGCCTCGGCACCCACGGCCTCGCCATCGGCCCAGTTCACCCCCGACCGCACGCTACAAGATGGGGAGCAGCTCACGCTGTCCCACACTGCACCAGAGGGCGAAACCACCCATACGCTGCGCGCCATCCACACGCCCGGCCATGCGGCCAACCACCTCTGCCTGCTGCTGGAGGAAGACGCCCTGCTGTTCAGCGGTGACCACATCCTCAACGGCAGCACCCCCATCGTGAACCCACCCGACGGCAATATGGATGCCTATCTGCGCTCGCTGGACAAGCTGGATGCGGTCTGCACCGAACGCAATGTGGAATTCATTCTTCCGGCCCACGGCTATGTGCTGGGTGCGGCCCGCAGCGTGATCGCCAGGCTCAAGGCCCACCGCCTGGCCCGCGAAGCCAAAGTGCGCGCCGCCATGCTGGCCCTGCCCCAGGGCAGCATGCAGGACTGGGTACAGCACGCCTATGCCGACACCCCGAGCGCGCTGTGGCCGCTGGCCGAGCGCAGCCTGCTGGCCCATGTGGAACGCCTGCGCCTGCTGGAAGACAGCGCCAACTGA
- a CDS encoding RNA pseudouridine synthase, with product MSAPEHSEHSEHSDDGIRLSKRLAEQLGCSRREAEIYIENGAVQVDGITVQALGSRVHPAQTVTVNEGAKLQEAPPVTLLLHKPAGYTVRNPQGARGHTRGKVGNAYDLLVPANLADMDTPAPLLVLDKHFRNLECLLPVPVPASGLMVFTQDHRVARKLQEDALHLEQECIVEVRGTIDEDGLERLCDGTAIDGKRLPRIKVSWQNETHLRFALKGIFPEEIAEMCECVGLEVTGMKRQRIGRISLAKLPEGQWRYAMPWERF from the coding sequence ATGTCTGCCCCCGAACATTCCGAACATTCCGAACATTCCGACGACGGCATACGTCTGTCCAAACGCCTGGCCGAACAGCTGGGCTGCTCGCGCCGTGAGGCCGAGATCTATATTGAAAACGGCGCCGTCCAGGTGGATGGCATCACCGTCCAGGCCCTGGGCAGCCGCGTGCACCCCGCGCAAACCGTTACCGTCAACGAAGGTGCCAAACTGCAGGAGGCGCCCCCCGTCACCCTGCTGCTGCACAAGCCTGCCGGCTACACCGTGCGCAACCCCCAGGGCGCGCGCGGCCACACCCGGGGCAAGGTGGGCAATGCCTACGACCTGCTGGTGCCCGCCAATCTGGCCGACATGGACACCCCCGCCCCCTTGCTGGTGCTGGACAAGCATTTCCGCAACCTGGAATGCCTGCTGCCCGTGCCCGTGCCCGCCAGCGGCCTGATGGTCTTCACCCAGGACCACCGCGTGGCCCGCAAGCTGCAGGAAGATGCGCTGCACCTGGAGCAGGAATGCATTGTCGAAGTGCGCGGCACCATCGACGAGGACGGCCTGGAGCGCCTGTGCGACGGCACGGCCATTGACGGCAAGCGCCTGCCCAGGATCAAGGTCAGCTGGCAGAACGAAACCCATCTGCGCTTTGCCCTCAAAGGCATCTTCCCCGAAGAGATTGCCGAGATGTGCGAATGCGTGGGCCTGGAAGTGACGGGCATGAAGCGCCAGCGCATAGGCCGCATCTCGCTGGCCAAGCTGCCCGAGGGGCAATGGCGGTATGCGATGCCTTGGGAGAGGTTTTAA
- a CDS encoding sigma-70 family RNA polymerase sigma factor, which produces MPSPAPSSPLLTAFHDSYHELVRFVARRTGPQSARDLVHDAWIRLAERQRSEGRRPEAPSDERSTPSPQNIAPRAYLYTVADHIAIDHLRRGQRTAQRFDSSGKEDGPAFAASPDVADTHTYRQALAEVENALQQLPARCRDIFLADRIDGASHAELALRHGVSVKTVEREVMRAMDGVEAALHRWRGETAAPRTGRRRALSSLLGLAGLGVSSSALWLGWRQWVPQYQLQLATAKRRLLRQPLPDGSTLTLDADSRAELRYYAARRQVQLLAGSAFFAVARDTERPFTVEASDVQVTVLGTRFEVALEGDAVLVAVDTGRVRVRDGSGGVQTLLAGQMLRLPAGQSAQPQAITAVAPWRDGWLDFQNTPLAEVVERLARYSPHPLRVEADAATLPVLGRVHTTAVSGWLQLLARTLPVSVQPEEAEGGISTLVIRRRS; this is translated from the coding sequence ATGCCTTCGCCCGCCCCCTCTTCGCCCCTGCTGACCGCCTTCCACGACAGCTACCATGAGCTGGTGCGCTTTGTGGCGCGCCGCACCGGTCCGCAGTCTGCGCGTGACCTGGTACATGACGCCTGGATACGCCTGGCCGAGCGCCAGCGCAGCGAGGGCCGGCGTCCTGAGGCGCCCTCTGACGAGCGCAGCACGCCAAGCCCCCAGAACATTGCGCCGCGCGCCTATCTCTACACGGTGGCAGACCATATCGCCATCGACCATTTGCGGCGCGGCCAGCGCACGGCGCAGCGCTTTGACAGCAGTGGCAAAGAGGATGGCCCCGCCTTCGCCGCCAGCCCGGATGTGGCCGACACCCATACCTACCGCCAGGCACTGGCCGAAGTCGAAAACGCCCTGCAGCAGCTGCCCGCGCGCTGCCGCGACATTTTTCTGGCCGACCGCATCGACGGGGCCTCGCACGCCGAGCTGGCCCTGCGCCATGGCGTCTCGGTCAAGACCGTGGAGCGCGAGGTCATGCGCGCCATGGACGGGGTCGAAGCCGCGCTGCACCGCTGGCGTGGCGAAACGGCCGCACCACGCACCGGCCGCCGCCGTGCGCTGTCCAGCCTGCTGGGCCTGGCAGGCCTGGGCGTCAGCAGCTCGGCCCTCTGGCTGGGCTGGCGCCAATGGGTGCCCCAGTACCAGCTGCAGCTGGCCACGGCCAAGCGCCGCCTGCTACGCCAGCCCCTGCCCGACGGCAGCACCCTCACCCTGGATGCGGACAGCCGCGCCGAGCTGCGCTATTACGCGGCCCGGCGCCAGGTGCAGCTGCTGGCTGGCAGTGCATTCTTTGCGGTCGCCCGTGACACGGAGCGGCCCTTCACGGTCGAGGCCAGCGATGTGCAAGTCACCGTGCTGGGCACGCGTTTTGAAGTGGCGCTGGAGGGCGATGCCGTGCTGGTGGCCGTGGATACGGGCCGGGTGCGCGTGCGGGACGGCAGCGGTGGCGTGCAAACGCTCCTCGCCGGCCAGATGCTGCGCCTGCCTGCCGGGCAAAGCGCCCAGCCCCAGGCCATCACCGCCGTAGCGCCCTGGCGCGATGGCTGGCTGGACTTTCAGAACACGCCGCTGGCCGAGGTGGTGGAGCGGCTTGCGCGCTACAGCCCGCACCCGCTGCGCGTGGAGGCCGATGCCGCCACCCTGCCCGTGCTGGGCCGCGTGCACACCACCGCCGTGTCTGGCTGGCTGCAGCTGCTGGCGCGCACCCTGCCCGTCAGCGTGCAGCCGGAGGAGGCGGAGGGTGGGATCTCCACCCTGGTGATACGCCGGCGCAGCTGA
- a CDS encoding DMT family transporter, giving the protein MGSYLFPLLAVLIWSVNTVVSKLAADSIGAAEIGFFRWVVAAVLFTPFLLRSVWRERSYIRPLLPKLIVLGTLGMVIYQSLAYYAAHMTSATHMGLIGSLTPMMVLGLSTVMLGQRLSWGAVVGCLLAVFGVATVVSSGDPASLLTQGINGGDVLMFIAMLAYAVYNILLKRWPMPRLATVQLLYLQILVAVAAQLPLYVLSPKIGLNAANLPLVGFAGIMASIAAPLLWMISVARIGPGRSSMFFNLVPIFTAMIAYVALSEPLAAYHAVGGVLTIAGLLLAELWKQPLRAPRPAPHTAEPCAPCK; this is encoded by the coding sequence ATGGGGTCTTATTTATTCCCGCTGCTGGCGGTGCTGATCTGGTCGGTCAACACCGTGGTCAGCAAGCTGGCGGCCGACAGCATTGGCGCGGCCGAGATCGGTTTTTTCCGCTGGGTCGTGGCGGCCGTGTTGTTCACGCCTTTCTTGCTGCGCTCGGTATGGCGTGAGCGCAGCTACATCCGCCCTCTGCTGCCCAAACTCATCGTGCTGGGCACCCTGGGCATGGTGATCTACCAAAGCCTGGCCTACTACGCGGCTCATATGACATCGGCCACGCACATGGGGCTGATCGGCTCACTCACGCCCATGATGGTGCTGGGTCTGTCCACCGTCATGCTGGGTCAGCGCCTGAGCTGGGGTGCCGTGGTGGGCTGCCTGCTGGCCGTTTTCGGCGTGGCCACCGTGGTGTCTTCGGGCGATCCGGCCAGCCTGCTGACCCAGGGCATCAACGGCGGTGATGTGCTGATGTTCATCGCCATGCTGGCCTATGCGGTCTACAACATTCTGCTCAAGCGCTGGCCCATGCCGCGCCTGGCCACGGTGCAGCTGCTGTATCTGCAAATCCTGGTGGCCGTGGCGGCCCAGCTGCCGCTGTATGTGCTCTCGCCCAAGATTGGACTGAATGCGGCCAATCTGCCACTGGTGGGCTTTGCCGGCATCATGGCCTCGATTGCCGCGCCCCTGCTGTGGATGATTTCGGTGGCCCGCATAGGCCCGGGGCGCTCCAGCATGTTCTTCAACCTGGTGCCCATCTTCACGGCCATGATTGCCTATGTGGCCCTCAGCGAGCCCCTGGCCGCCTACCACGCCGTGGGTGGTGTGCTGACCATTGCCGGCCTGCTGCTGGCCGAACTGTGGAAGCAGCCGCTGCGTGCGCCCCGCCCAGCCCCTCACACGGCAGAGCCCTGCGCCCCTTGCAAGTGA